The following are encoded together in the Bombus vancouverensis nearcticus unplaced genomic scaffold, iyBomVanc1_principal scaffold0064, whole genome shotgun sequence genome:
- the LOC143304926 gene encoding uncharacterized protein LOC143304926 yields MANVGDERLSGEEGSTLEELRNKLARMNLPISGARSVLIARLNRACRAGQSYRKGSTGGEELTGQRDLESVQRAERDCNEGEDVEKMNTKELKERLASLGLKTTGRKVELRARLRAAMDGNDISSEEESDDESEDEDDRKNARGYKRGTRRLYQGRDECCRRACVGSTLSFRDVEDALESFSGNRGENVERWFESFEEVADTCMWSDGQKAVYARKLLKGSAKIFASFECHARTWHELKRGLVKEFSRKVNSRQVHQKLEETKKESDEACLAYMYRMLEIASHVDMEEEAKVEYIVDGIIDDENNKAVLYGATSIKELRKRLVMYEEQKSRRAKSIVKSAKTQKNGKPSQSVDAMKKRRCFICGSEDHLSVTCPERGEGVRCFKCSGFGHIAARCTAQPKETCVVSRSEKGKYVKEVAIDDCRFVALVDTGSNLTFIRADEYVRLGSPPLGNCKLKFDGFGSAGNSTWGEFTRVMTVDGCDFTVTLHVVSNKISR; encoded by the coding sequence atggccaacgtcggggacgaacggttgtcgggtgaagagggttcgacgctggaggagctgaggaataagctcgcgcgaatgaacctccctatatcgggtgcgaggtcagtgctgattgcaaggctgaatcgggcgtgtagggctggacaatcgtatcgtaagggatcgacaggcggtgaagagctaaccggtcaacgagatttagaaagtgtacagagagctgagcgtgattgcaacgaaggtgaggatgttgagaaaatgaatacgaaggagttgaaggagcgcctcgctagtttgggtttaaaaacgacgggaagaaaagtagaattacgcgcacggctacgagcggccatggatggtaatgacatatcgtcggaagaagaaagcgacgacgaaagtgaggatgaagatgacagaaaaaacgccagaggatacaagagaggtacgcgaaggttGTATCAGggccgtgacgaatgttgtcgaagggcatgtgttggttcgacactgagttttagagacgtcgaagatgcattagagtcgtttagtggcaacagaggtgaaaatgtcgaacgatggttcgagtcgttcgaggaagtcgctgatacgtgcatgtggtcggatgggcagaaggcagtctacgcgaggaagctgctgaagggatcagcgaaaatatttgcgagcttcgagtgtcatgcccggacttggcatgagttgaagagggggctagtgaaagaattttcgaggaaagtcaacagtaggcaagttcatcagaaacttgaagaaacaaaaaaggagagtgatgaagcatgtttggcttacatgtatcgtatgctcgaaatagccagccatgtggacatggaggaggaagcaaaggtggaatacatagtggatggaataatagacgacgagaacaataaggctgtattgtatggcgctacgtcaatcaaagagttgaggaagaggttagtaatgtacgaagagcagaagagtcgcagagcaaagtcgattgtgaagtcggctaaaacccagaagaacgggaagcccagtcaatctgtagatgcaatgaagaaaagaagatgcttcatttgcggtagtgaggatcatctaagtgttacgtgtccggagaggggagaaggtgttaggtgtttcaagtgcagcggatttggacatattgcagcgaggtgtacggcacaaccgaaagagacttgcgtagtgtcaagatccgaaaaggggaagtatgtgaaggaagtggcgatagatgattgtaggtttgtggcattagtggatacaggtagtaaccttacgttcatacgagcggatgagtatgtgaggttaggatcaccacctctgggaaactgcaaacttaagtttgatggttttggttccgctggcaatagtacctggggcgagttcacaagggtaatgacggtcgacgggtgcgactttactgtcactctgcatgttgtctcgaataag
- the LOC117162979 gene encoding omega-amidase NIT2-like yields MLILSSTIHNLNIMILTNIAKQVVRTMSINFSNILAFRLALVQLEVNEVKRKNVEGAVSYISSAKEHNADIIALPECFNSPYGIQYFPKYAESIPDGETSVALSNAAKENNIYAVGGTMPEMEGDKLYNTWTIWGPDGTLIAKHRKVHLFDIDIPNKITFRESDSLSPGNSLTTFDVKGCKIGIGICYDIRFEEMARIYRKKGCQMLIYPAAFNMTTGPLHWSLLQRSRANDNQLYVACISPARVPSASYVAWGHTQLTNPWGKILYDLETQENMAVTDIDLKVVEEVRAQIPTFSQRRTDLYDTVCKKE; encoded by the exons ATGTTGATATTGAGTAGTACCATACATAACCTCAACATTATGATACTAACAAACATCGCTAAACAAGTAGTGCGAACGATGTCGA TTAACTTTTCCAACATTTTAGCATTTCGCTTGGCGTTGGTACAACTTGAAGTAAATGAAGTAAAACGCAAAAATGTAGAGGGGGCAGTTTCCTACATTTCTAGCGCAAAAGAGCACAATGCTGATATTATAGCTCTTCCTGAATGCTTTAATTCACCATATGGAATAc agtactttccaaaatacgccgagagtattcctgatggtgaaaccaGCGTTGCTTTATCGaatgcagctaaagaaaacaacatttatgcagttggtggtacgatgcctgaaatggagggcgataaattgtacaatacctggactatttggggtcccgatggaactttgatagcaaaacaccgaaag gtacatctattcgacatcgacattcctaataagattacttttcgagagagtgattcactcagtcctggtaactccctaacgacgttcgatgtgaagggctgcaaaataggtattggcatttgctatgatattagattcgaggaaatggcacgcatttatcggaaaaAAG gttgccaaatgctgatatatccagcggcattcaatatgaccactggaccactgcactggtcattacttcagcgttccagagcgaatgataatcaattatacgttgcttgcatatcaccggctcgtgttccttcagcaagttacgtcgcatgggggcatacacagttgaccaatccctggggaaagattctttacgatttggaaactcaagagaatatggcagtcaccgatatcg atctaaaagttgttgaggaagtaagggctcagatacctacattttctcagagacgtacagatttgtacgacactgtctgtaagaaggagtaa